A window of the Miscanthus floridulus cultivar M001 chromosome 14, ASM1932011v1, whole genome shotgun sequence genome harbors these coding sequences:
- the LOC136504028 gene encoding uncharacterized protein, which produces MVGKGSPKLNMIARASPKLHRFLGTTSGIKKKASPKCSKAKKTGGSPRVVKQRADWNPALEKSLVDILHEYKDSGYRGDNGWTPEGWNKMVKEFHLRNKYVNYTKSQIQDKEGQLKKDYRMLKEARRQSGATWNEDRHMVEGSPSMWDNLEITFPKIRKFRNSKARFPLFDALGELYDGHLAEGTYNLTSLEPPQEEAPLRQIHDVDDLDNIEVHEVLDEDDSITEIQEEATVERSRQQRTTTTTSSKKHEKEEKRPKKGERIEEMMGRYLDMRTKQVQDESADLAKEKEVAEGNDFSIKRCISVLSTMEVTKEEKAKAFVVFIKSKENREAFLSGCELDREATLVWLKSAMV; this is translated from the exons ATGGTTGGAAAAGGCTCCCCGAAGCTCAATATGATTGCAAGGGCGTCACCAAAGTTGCACCGGTTCTTGGGTACAACAAGTGGTATTAAAAAGAAGGCTTCTCCTAAATGCAGTAAGGCAAAGAAGACTGGAGGTTCTCCGAGAG TAGTAAAGCAAAGAGCGGACTGGAATCCGGCCCTTGAGAAGTCCCTAGTAGACATTCTCCATGAGTATAAAGATAGTGGCTACAGAGGTGACAACGGATGGACCCCTGAAGGGTGGAATAAAATGGTGAAGGAGTTCCATCTGAGGAACAAGTATGTCAACTACACAAAGAGTCAGATTCAAGACAAAGAAGGACAGCTAAAGAAAGACTATAGGATGCTCAAAGAGGCAAGGAGGCAGAGTGGGGCCACCTGGAATGAAGATAGGCATATGGTTGAAGGATCACCATCTATGTGGGATAACCTTGAAATT ACATTCCCTAAAATTAGGAAGTTCCGCAACAGTAAGGCAAGATTTCCACTATTTGATGCTTTGGGAGAGCTTTATGATG GTCATTTGGCTGAAGGTACTTACAATCTGACTTCTCTTGAGCCACCACAAGAGGAAGCACCACTTCGACAAATTCATGATGTAGATGACTTGGACAACATTGAGGTTCATGAGGTACTAGATGAAGATGATTCAATCACTGAGATACAAGAGGAAGCAA CTGTTGAAAGAAGCAGGCAGCaaagaactactactactacatcaagcaaaaaacatgaaaaagaagaaaagagaccTAAGAAGGGTGAAAGGATAGAAGAAATGATGGGGAGATACCTAGACATGAGGACTAAGCAAGTACAAGATGAGTCTGCAGATCTAGCCAAAGAAAAGGAGGTTGCTGAAGGTAATGACTTCTCTATCAAAAGGTGTATATCTGTTCTGAGCACAATGGAAGTGACAAAGGAAGAGAAGGCAAAAGCATTTGTAGTTTTCATCAAGAGCAAAGAAAATAGAGAGGCCTTCCTAAGTGGGTGTGAACTAGATCGAGAAGCAACTTTGGTTTGGCTCAAAAGTGCGATGGTCTAA